The DNA segment GAGGGAGCACTTGAAGATGGAATGGGATTTGATGGTTCTTCAATAAAGGGATTTGCAAGGATAGATGAATCAGATATGGTTGCTCTTCCTGATCCAAAAACATTTACAATTTTACCTTATAGACCAAAGGAAAAAGCAGTTGCAGCAATGATATGCGATATTTTAAATCCAGATAGAACTCCT comes from the bacterium genome and includes:
- a CDS encoding glutamine synthetase yields the protein MDKSLKKEDVLKICKEKDVKFIRLFFSDITGQMKGFSIPVEELEGALEDGMGFDGSSIKGFARIDESDMVALPDPKTFTILPYRPKEKAVAAMICDILNPDRTP